In the Oncorhynchus tshawytscha isolate Ot180627B linkage group LG17, Otsh_v2.0, whole genome shotgun sequence genome, TCAGGTTCATCTGAATCAGAGGGATTTGGCTGGGGAGCAGGGTTTGGTGGAGGAGCAGAGCCAGGCTGTGGAGCAGGGTTTGGTGGAGGAGCAGGGCCAGGGTGGGGAGCAGGGTTTGGTGGAGGAGCAGGGCCAGGCTGGGGAGCAGGGTTTGGTGGAGGAGCAGGGCCAGGGTGGGGAGCAGGGTTTGGTGGAGGAGCAGGACCAGGCTGGGGAGCAGGGTTTGGAGGAGGAGCAGGACCAGGCTGGGGAGCAGGGTTTGGTGGAGGAGCAGGGCCAGGCTGGGGAGCAGGGTTTGGTGGAGGAGCAGGGCCAGGCTGGGGAGCAGGGTTTTGCTGAGTGTTACCAGTGGAGTTACCATCACTGTACTGTATGAGGTACTCGGGGTAAACCTGATGCGTTTCAAAAACTACAAACACTCTGGGGTTTTGAATATtgtccacacagctgtcatagaAGCTGGATCCTCCGGTTTCTTTAGGAGGTGGTTTCTCATATCTGGAGTTTCCCACAGTGTAGTCTCCCACCAGCACCTGACAAACAAACATGGACCTCAATCCTGACTGGCTGGTGTATATGTGTGAGTACTGAGCATCCCTAGCAAAGTAACTTCCTGAAAATAAGATATATTAGACAACGTTTAGcctagtgtttaaaaaaaatctgctttTTATATATAGCTTTTGTCCACACTGACAGTAAGGGAAAATAAAATTACAACATTTATTAAACCAGTTGTGTTCAGAGACTTCATTATGTAAGAATGTGTGACTTCACTTTTAGAGAAAACATTTTTAATTACATTATTTATCCCATAATGATattcaatacacacagacatagacaagCAAATTGTCAATACAACATTTattaagtctctctggataaaagtgtctgctaaattactaaaatataaatgtaaaattCATTTGGATTTATTGAAACATTGCATACATAGTACTGGCATCCTACCTTTTCCGTAGGAAGTTCCATTCTTTCCGCATATTCTCCAGTCAAAGTTGTCTCTGCAAATACTGTCAACGTATTTGGAGTCAGTACCATGGAAAAGCTGCTTCTCATTGATGCTTGTCAAGGAAGATTTCATTTGATCTCTTTGTCTAAAAAGGAATATTCGTGAATCAACCTATTTTAGTGTTCCATTATTTATATTTAATAAGACAAACAAATGTGTCATTAAAATGGTAAATGCAGAATCACTGTACAGTTGCATAAATCAAGGCTAACATCATAAAATAACTCATTAGAAGCCGTATAGTGTTGAAAATCACTTTGTTCATTAACTGTGTTATTTCTATTTTGAATTGAGATCAGTTTCAGTAAATATCATCCACATGTTTTCATAATACCAAAATGTTAGCATGATTATCAAAATATGCACTTAAACTGTCAGAGACGTCCACGGTAAGAAGAAAAAACAGATTTGTATTTTGAGTGAactattttttaaagaaacataCAGCACGTAGAACTTCCACAGGGCTGGGTTTTGTACTCTCTCAATGGTGTGTATTTGAAACCCCACCACAGTTTTCTCAAAAAGGGCCTTGATATCTTCGTGTTCACCTGTTGAGCTTGACAACATAACTCTCTGTGAAGAAAAACCCTTCGTAAGCTCATTCATACACAATAATACATGCTTTTAGAAGACACCGTGTGGTAATACATGCTATACAATTTGTTCAGAACAATATGATGCTGGTTTGTATTCAAACAAGTTAATCTGATCGTTTAATGTAACATCCCATCCACAGTGAACATTAACACAATGCATGTATGTTTTATGCTTTTTGGGTGTTTTTCCATTACCTCAAAGCCGATCCCAGGCAATCGAGACTGGTCCCAGTAAGGTGGCACAATCGAAGAGTTGGTATTGGATGTGCTTAAGGAAGAAGTTAGGGGATATAGAGGGGTAATTTACACCTTGCACTATCCTTATATGAACAGCTGTGATAGGATTACATTCCGAACAAGGGCCTCCCATTTACTTGCAATTACACCTTGGGAGCTATTTTTGGCTGGCGGTAATGAGGCGCAAGTGTCAAACACACGTTAGATTTGACATGACAAAATTGCAAATCTATCTCACTGGCACTTTCTAGCCCTTACGCCAGGTTCTGCGatttacctgtctaacatcaACGGGCTTGCGCTGAATTTCAGTGAGGGCAACTACGGATATTTAAGACTGGTCTTAGTGGTAAAGCAATTGGTTATGGCATTGATTTTGCCAACGGAGGCTGACAAAGTAGTCTTATGTAGCCTTATGTGCATCATCAAAATATCACAATAGCCAAACAGTCAGACATTCCCCTTATTTATATTGAACACTATTTTTGTCCAGGTTCTGTGAAACGTTTGGACTCATTAAGTGTGATGCCCCTGAAAGGTATCAGTAGCCATGTTTCCATTAAATTATCCAGTGATTATTTTTTGGACATTTAGAAAGTAATTTTTACATTTTACAGTAGGCTTACACCgactgtacaaaatattaggaataccttcctaatattgagtttgcaccctcagaacagcctaaattcgtCGCGGCATGGACTCCACAGaaatgctgacccatgttgactccattgctgCTCACATGTGTGTCAAATTAGCTGGATGTCATTTttgtggtggatcattcttggtTCACaccggaaactgttgagtgtgaaaaactcagtagggttgcagttcttgacacactcaaaccggtgtgcctggcaccgacTACCATGTTATTAAAATAGAGCCCCTGGTATTAAAATGTGTGCACATCGGCCGGATTGTTTCTGCATAcaagccactaggggcaacgtgaGTGCCTATGTTGTGGATGGGTTAAGGAGAGGAATGAACTGGGAGGATTGGGAGTTCAACCCCAGTGATCGGCACTCATTTAGTAATTTTACTTTTTCTGTTTTAACACCATGCAAAACCTTAACCTTTAACTACTCAAGAATTAATGCCTAAATATAGTTTTTTTCCTCTTCCCTTTTGTGTAGTCTGACTGGCAGCTAAAATACGTCAAAATGTGCCGTAACATGCCATAATCTACAGACCGTACCACAGACGGCCCCACACTCCGTAATTAAAGCAGAAACATGCCATAATCTACAGACCGTACCACAGACGGCCCCACACTCCGTAATTAAAGCAGAAACATGCCATAATCTACAGACCGTACCACAGACGGCCCAACACTCCGTAATTAAAGCAGAAACATGCCATAATCTACAGACCGTACAACAGACGGCCCCACACTCCGTAATTAAAGTGTAATTAAAATGGGCAGCCATAATTCTGTTGCTGCAGTTACGGCAAGGGATGGTGTTTCATTTGGAGCTTGAGTTGATCATTTCCCTTCATCGCAAGAACCAATAATGATTTCAGAACTGCaatgtatttttactgaaggTTTGTATAAAACTGAAGTGTACATTACATGTCATTGGAGTGCACTTTCCTTTTTTCACGTTAATCGTTTTCCCTTTTCCATTGACCTTATGCCTGTCGTGTTTCTAATACATTGATATATTGTCACTCAATTAATCAAGGAAATGTTATGATCCAAAAACATATAATGGGAAAACGTGATTCTTTTCACAATTTTTCAAAAAGTTAGGCATCAACCAATGGACGCTTATGTCCATTGGTCATGCTGCCAGTCGGCTTTGTGGTGCGAATGGGAAAATACAATTGTTACAGAGTTGATGCTTATGTCAATATACGtgcagtcaatgggaaaagatgagcGTCGATGAATTGACGCTTCAACACTGTGACACTTAACTTTACCCATTTGACTGGAATGTCTTTAACCACCCCCTTTATTAGAATGGATTAACCACGGATCATTATCTAGGCTATATTACAGGCAGCATATCATTTTTGATGatgtcatcatcatcactatcacatGCCTGTCTCTCGCTCCCCTTTAGACTTTCCCTATCAATTCATTTGATACATTGTGTCTTTGTCACGGATCCcctggtactgctgctcattccgtgtgccagttccggaggtctacgtcaccagtctctaggcgtcactgaactgcCTCATTATGCACGCCTGGTTCCCTGtccccctgattagtaattgtatatatgtgccctctgttcaccattgtcttggtcggttattgttcccatgtctgttggtcttgtgagtacctgtgttTTGTTGTCTCGGCTTTCGTGCTGCGTGTATTGAGTACTCATTATTACTGGTCTCATCCAgtgtattgttgtgcacttgttattacagGTCTGGTCCCGTGTATTGTATTTATGGGTCTCACGTTGTATTTTTGGGTGGAGTATTATGACACCTTGTTCAGATGGTATAAACAGGGCTAaaggtacactaccgttcaaaagtttggggtcacttagaaatgtccttgttttccatgacaacatacatgaaatgagttgcaaaatgaatatgAAATAGTTAAgacattgacaaggttataaataatgatttttttaaataattgtaaaataattgtgtccttcaaactttgatTTCATCAAatcatttgcagcaattacagccttgcagacctttgccATTCTAGTtatcaatttgttgaggtaatctgaagagatttcacccagAAATTGGAtcggcttgatgggcacttcttacgtaccatacggtcaagatgctcccacaacagctcaacagggttgagatctggtgactgtgcttGCCACTCCATTATATatataccagctgactgcttcttccctaaatagttcttgcataatTTGGAGCTctactttgggtcattgtcctgttgcaggaggaaattggctccaattaagctccgtccacagggtatggcatggcattgcaaaatggagtgatagccttccttcttcaataTCCCTTTTATCCTGTACAAATCTCCACTTTAccaccatcaaagcacccccagaccatcacattgcctccaccatgcttgacagttgGCATCAagaactcctccagcatcttttcattttttctgcatctcacaaatgttcttctttgtgatccgaacacctcaaaattagatttgtctgtccagtgtctgttcttttgcccatcttaatattttatttttattggccagtctgagatatggctttttctttgcaactctgcctagaaggccggcatcccggagtcacctcttcacttttgacgttgagactggtgttttgcatgtactatttcatgaagctgccagttgaggacttgtgaggc is a window encoding:
- the LOC112217070 gene encoding protein mono-ADP-ribosyltransferase PARP12-like isoform X1, whose product is MTCCNFCSCCGCSYYYYCISAHSMSVRFVRICEDADKREIEIVGPINESMGLAETFLQTSQFHRIMKEKNEICHDYIFGCCFKGDKCMGIHSTMPYQWEVENGCGWSRIPDNEGIERDYCDPAKTESHGIPPVNFILMIRGYSKVRRLATVSSLDQPEAVLATKWAWYWEEEDECWNAFWSSTVEDLERVYRDPSLGSVFEFTAGRHTYEVNLEDMIQSNKSSHTLRWVRRRPIFNSAIDVQRAICTSNTNSSIVPPYWDQSRLPGIGFERVMLSSSTGEHEDIKALFEKTVVGFQIHTIERVQNPALWKFYVLQRDQMKSSLTSINEKQLFHGTDSKYVDSICRDNFDWRICGKNGTSYGKGSYFARDAQYSHIYTSQSGLRSMFVCQVLVGDYTVGNSRYEKPPPKETGGSSFYDSCVDNIQNPRVFVVFETHQVYPEYLIQYSDGNSTGNTQQNPAPQPGPAPPPNPAPQPGPAPPPNPAPQPGPAPPPNPAPQPGPAPPPNPAPHPGPAPPPNPAPQPGPAPPPNPAPHPGPAPPPNPAPQPGSAPPPNPAPQPNPSDSDEPELNCCVQCLIRTFRWPLYICVCCCDD
- the LOC112217070 gene encoding protein mono-ADP-ribosyltransferase PARP12-like isoform X2, with the translated sequence MSVRFVRICEDADKREIEIVGPINESMGLAETFLQTSQFHRIMKEKNEICHDYIFGCCFKGDKCMGIHSTMPYQWEVENGCGWSRIPDNEGIERDYCDPAKTESHGIPPVNFILMIRGYSKVRRLATVSSLDQPEAVLATKWAWYWEEEDECWNAFWSSTVEDLERVYRDPSLGSVFEFTAGRHTYEVNLEDMIQSNKSSHTLRWVRRRPIFNSAIDVQRAICTSNTNSSIVPPYWDQSRLPGIGFERVMLSSSTGEHEDIKALFEKTVVGFQIHTIERVQNPALWKFYVLQRDQMKSSLTSINEKQLFHGTDSKYVDSICRDNFDWRICGKNGTSYGKGSYFARDAQYSHIYTSQSGLRSMFVCQVLVGDYTVGNSRYEKPPPKETGGSSFYDSCVDNIQNPRVFVVFETHQVYPEYLIQYSDGNSTGNTQQNPAPQPGPAPPPNPAPQPGPAPPPNPAPQPGPAPPPNPAPQPGPAPPPNPAPHPGPAPPPNPAPQPGPAPPPNPAPHPGPAPPPNPAPQPGSAPPPNPAPQPNPSDSDEPELNCCVQCLIRTFRWPLYICVCCCDD